In the Deinococcus ficus genome, one interval contains:
- the ftsE gene encoding cell division ATP-binding protein FtsE, whose translation MIEFRNVTLEYPVTRTLALDDVSLQIGKGEFAYLVGHSGAGKSSFMNLVLKRALPSRGEVRVAGETLARYRGGRTALLRRRMGTVFQDNLLLDHLNAYDNVAFALRVTGVPQREWPQRVSGALRTVGLEHKKQALPVQLSQGEQQRVAIARAIVSDPPLLLADEPTGNLDPDNSREVLKVLQNVNLRGTTVIVATHAKDLVETYRHRTLTLRKGKLVRDDPYGGYAL comes from the coding sequence GTGATTGAATTCAGGAATGTCACGCTGGAGTACCCGGTCACCCGGACGCTGGCGCTGGACGACGTGTCCCTGCAGATCGGGAAGGGCGAATTCGCGTACCTGGTCGGCCACTCCGGCGCCGGGAAGAGCAGTTTCATGAACCTGGTCCTCAAGCGCGCCCTGCCCAGCCGCGGCGAGGTGCGCGTGGCCGGCGAGACGCTGGCCCGCTACCGGGGGGGCCGCACGGCGCTGCTGCGCCGGCGCATGGGCACGGTCTTTCAGGACAACCTGCTGCTCGATCACCTGAACGCGTACGACAACGTGGCCTTCGCGCTGCGGGTCACGGGCGTACCGCAGCGGGAGTGGCCGCAGCGGGTGTCCGGGGCGCTGCGCACGGTGGGTCTGGAGCACAAGAAGCAGGCCTTGCCGGTGCAGCTCTCGCAGGGCGAGCAGCAGCGCGTGGCGATCGCCCGGGCGATCGTGTCCGACCCGCCGCTGCTGCTGGCCGACGAGCCCACCGGGAACCTCGACCCGGACAATAGCCGTGAGGTGCTGAAGGTGCTGCAGAACGTGAACCTGCGCGGCACGACCGTGATCGTCGCCACCCACGCCAAGGACCTCGTGGAGACGTACCGGCACCGCACGCTGACGCTGCGCAAGGGCAAACTGGTGCGCGACGACCCGTACGGCGGGTACGCGCTGTGA
- a CDS encoding cell division protein FtsX produces the protein MSYHLRQALLAMRGNLTATLSTLTTMTLTLLMLGFVLLLTLNVNRTLQQLESQVEVAAFLDDGADTAALLTQVKALAQVREVTLVGKEQVLEEMTQDSPFTRDAAALVGNPFPDTLRLRVARVEDSRTVAGLVENMNGVQDVEYGAAYVDPTVKTLSAVRAAGYVLVGLLLLGTLFNILNAVRVAMYARRNEISVMRLLGATWGFIRMPHVLEGLIVGLTAAALALALLTPAYLAMARRVQELAPVFPVVTDLNTLVPLLGGVALLGILVGLVGSLFATRRYLQELE, from the coding sequence GTGAGCTACCACCTGAGACAGGCGCTGCTGGCGATGCGCGGGAACCTCACCGCCACGCTGTCCACCCTGACCACCATGACCCTGACGCTGCTGATGCTGGGGTTCGTGCTGCTGCTCACCCTGAACGTGAACCGCACCCTGCAGCAGCTGGAATCGCAGGTGGAGGTCGCCGCGTTCCTCGACGACGGCGCCGACACCGCCGCGCTGCTCACGCAGGTCAAGGCGCTGGCCCAGGTGCGCGAGGTCACGCTGGTCGGCAAGGAACAGGTGCTGGAGGAGATGACGCAGGACTCGCCCTTCACCCGGGACGCGGCGGCGCTGGTCGGGAACCCCTTCCCGGACACGCTGCGCCTGCGGGTGGCGCGGGTGGAGGACTCCCGGACCGTGGCGGGCCTGGTGGAGAACATGAACGGCGTGCAGGACGTCGAGTACGGCGCCGCGTACGTGGACCCGACCGTGAAGACGCTCTCGGCGGTGCGGGCGGCCGGGTACGTGCTGGTGGGCCTGCTGCTGCTGGGCACGCTCTTCAACATCCTGAACGCGGTGCGGGTGGCGATGTACGCCCGCCGCAACGAGATCAGCGTGATGCGCCTGCTGGGCGCCACCTGGGGGTTCATCCGCATGCCGCACGTGCTGGAGGGCCTGATCGTGGGCCTCACGGCGGCGGCGCTGGCGCTGGCGCTGCTCACGCCCGCCTACCTGGCGATGGCGCGGCGCGTGCAGGAGCTCGCTCCCGTGTTCCCGGTGGTCACGGACCTGAACACCCTGGTGCCGCTGCTGGGCGGCGTGGCGCTGCTGGGCATCCTGGTGGGCCTGGTGGGCAGCCTGTTCGCGACCCGGCGGTACCTGCAGGAGCTGGAATGA
- a CDS encoding murein hydrolase activator EnvC family protein — MTSRGRVRGLSPRRLTVVALTALLTVGFAQTTSEKLQQLQRELTEQRQQSAEQASQLRALRDRIANLTEQQRATLDRLDALAQNVAALENEVATLTARTALAERALADVTAQREVTAARVNRLQEDVRQILNTLYRDRSGQYLQLLSQSRSLSDLLIRLEYSNRAGAYHTRVILALKEEVATLGEQQAQQAQRARELADVRQSRQAKLEALRAQRVRQSALLAELRRSEQGQRTLAAQTQAQQVLTARSIDTLVNQVVAERARIEAERQRRLEEERRRREEEARRLREAQERARREAERLAREREAAAASARAAATRRAQDEAARRRTAQLEAEQRALQQRQVQVQQEQQQAEQEAAPVPVQSGPLLFPLPGGRVSAPFGSGGVQWSVLQGAPESQAVSAREGLVLTVTYYAATGWVVIVDHGGYVATYLGLRDPVVQAGNRVAQGAQLGTVGGSPVFGPNHMAFQWNRVQGASRQPVSPGF, encoded by the coding sequence ATGACCTCACGGGGCCGCGTCCGGGGCCTGTCCCCCCGCCGCCTGACGGTGGTGGCGCTCACGGCCCTGCTCACGGTGGGGTTCGCGCAGACCACCAGCGAGAAGCTGCAGCAGTTGCAGCGGGAACTGACCGAGCAGCGCCAGCAGAGCGCCGAGCAGGCCAGTCAGCTGCGGGCGCTGCGCGACCGGATCGCGAACCTCACCGAGCAGCAGCGCGCGACGCTGGACCGGCTGGACGCCCTGGCGCAGAACGTCGCGGCGCTGGAGAACGAGGTCGCCACCCTGACCGCCCGGACCGCGCTGGCCGAGCGGGCCCTGGCGGACGTGACCGCGCAGCGGGAGGTGACGGCCGCCCGCGTGAACCGCCTGCAGGAGGACGTGCGGCAGATCCTGAACACCCTGTACCGCGACCGCAGCGGGCAGTACCTGCAGCTGCTGTCGCAGTCGCGCAGCCTGTCGGACCTGCTGATCCGGCTGGAGTACAGCAACCGCGCCGGGGCGTACCACACGCGCGTGATCCTGGCCCTGAAAGAGGAGGTCGCGACCCTGGGCGAGCAGCAGGCCCAGCAGGCGCAGCGCGCGCGGGAACTCGCGGACGTGCGGCAGTCCCGGCAGGCGAAGCTGGAGGCGCTCAGGGCGCAGCGGGTGAGGCAGTCCGCGCTGCTGGCCGAACTGAGGCGCAGCGAGCAGGGCCAGCGGACCCTGGCCGCGCAGACGCAGGCGCAGCAGGTGCTCACCGCGCGCAGCATCGACACGCTGGTCAATCAGGTGGTCGCCGAACGCGCCCGCATCGAGGCCGAACGCCAGCGCCGCCTGGAGGAGGAACGCCGCCGCCGCGAGGAGGAAGCCCGCCGGCTGCGGGAAGCGCAGGAGCGCGCCCGGCGGGAGGCCGAGCGGCTGGCCCGGGAGCGCGAGGCGGCGGCTGCCAGTGCGCGGGCTGCGGCGACCCGGCGGGCGCAGGACGAGGCGGCGCGCCGGCGCACGGCCCAGCTGGAAGCCGAGCAGCGGGCCCTGCAGCAGCGGCAGGTGCAGGTGCAGCAGGAGCAGCAGCAGGCCGAGCAGGAGGCCGCGCCGGTCCCGGTGCAGAGCGGCCCGCTGCTGTTCCCCCTGCCGGGCGGCCGGGTGTCCGCGCCGTTCGGGTCGGGCGGGGTGCAGTGGTCCGTGTTGCAGGGCGCGCCGGAGTCTCAGGCGGTCTCGGCGCGCGAGGGGCTGGTCCTGACCGTGACGTACTACGCGGCGACCGGGTGGGTGGTGATCGTGGACCACGGCGGGTACGTGGCGACGTACCTGGGCCTGCGGGACCCGGTCGTGCAGGCCGGAAACCGTGTGGCGCAGGGGGCGCAGCTGGGCACCGTGGGCGGCAGTCCGGTGTTCGGACCGAACCACATGGCCTTTCAGTGGAACCGCGTGCAGGGCGCCTCGCGGCAGCCGGTCTCGCCCGGGTTCTGA
- the rpsP gene encoding 30S ribosomal protein S16 has protein sequence MVKIRLSRFGSAHNPHYRIVVADARRPRDGGYIENLGHYDPRKTTENYLKVDVERAAHWIAQGAQPTQTARRLLKSQGVKVA, from the coding sequence ATGGTTAAGATTCGCCTGTCCCGTTTCGGTTCCGCCCACAACCCCCACTACCGCATCGTGGTCGCCGATGCCCGCCGTCCCCGTGACGGTGGCTACATCGAGAACCTGGGTCACTATGACCCCCGCAAGACCACCGAGAACTACCTGAAGGTGGACGTGGAGCGCGCCGCGCACTGGATCGCCCAGGGCGCCCAGCCCACCCAGACCGCCCGCCGTCTCCTCAAGAGCCAGGGCGTCAAGGTCGCCTGA
- a CDS encoding KH domain-containing protein: MKSDPVDLTQFLAQSVVDQPSLVRVSRRGPTVLVRVGAGEEGRLIGRQGRVIQAIRTLVRAASDPRERVNVDLDAPRKA; the protein is encoded by the coding sequence ATGAAGAGTGATCCTGTGGACCTGACCCAGTTTCTGGCGCAGAGCGTGGTGGACCAGCCGTCGCTGGTGCGGGTGTCGCGCCGCGGCCCGACCGTGCTGGTCCGGGTCGGGGCGGGCGAGGAAGGCCGCCTGATCGGCCGCCAGGGCCGCGTGATTCAGGCCATCCGCACGCTGGTGCGCGCCGCCAGCGACCCCAGAGAGCGCGTGAACGTGGACCTGGACGCGCCCCGCAAGGCCTGA
- the rimM gene encoding ribosome maturation factor RimM (Essential for efficient processing of 16S rRNA) yields MTGPGNKEADRTRIGHLLGPHGVQGGVKLFVLGDAAQVRALKRVYVEGRGWLRLTRTEALAPGVVLHLAGVSTREGAEALRGLNVWAADTELPAPEDGVYYYHELRGLAVTGAGGEPLGEVVDVVDMGHQDLLLVRHAGGEAYLPLQAPYVDIRLNGRKRPLSVRLTDEAPEGLFDADEAEAGKEDRDGEG; encoded by the coding sequence GTGACGGGCCCCGGCAACAAGGAAGCGGACCGCACGCGGATCGGGCACCTGCTCGGTCCGCACGGCGTGCAGGGCGGCGTGAAGCTGTTCGTGCTGGGCGACGCCGCACAGGTGCGGGCACTCAAGCGCGTGTACGTGGAGGGCCGCGGCTGGCTGCGCCTGACGCGCACCGAGGCGCTGGCGCCGGGCGTGGTGCTGCACCTGGCGGGCGTGAGCACCCGCGAGGGGGCCGAGGCCCTGCGTGGCCTGAACGTCTGGGCGGCGGACACGGAACTGCCCGCGCCGGAAGACGGCGTGTACTACTACCACGAACTGCGCGGCCTGGCGGTCACGGGCGCGGGCGGCGAGCCGCTGGGTGAGGTGGTGGACGTGGTGGACATGGGCCACCAGGACCTGCTGCTGGTGCGGCATGCGGGCGGCGAGGCGTACCTGCCGCTGCAGGCGCCGTACGTGGACATCCGCCTGAACGGCCGCAAACGCCCCCTGAGCGTGCGGCTGACCGACGAGGCCCCCGAGGGCCTGTTCGATGCGGACGAAGCGGAAGCCGGCAAGGAGGACCGTGACGGCGAGGGCTGA
- the trmD gene encoding tRNA (guanosine(37)-N1)-methyltransferase TrmD has product MLTFSFLTLFPELLAPFASEAIVGKARDRGLLDVQLVNMRDFAENRHLKVDDTPYGGGAGMVIRVDVAQRALASLPPADEVILFSPAGERFDQAMAEEFATRSHLAFLCGRYEGFDARVEGLVTREVSIGDYVMMGGEAAAACVLEAVARLVPGVLGDEDSHRADSFSSGLLDYPEFTRPPEWAGHAVPEVLKGGNHAAIAAWRRAQALERTFRRRPDLLVTAPLTPQDTVVLQALGATEAQLRAWQAPAPPVKKVRRKKTPRPESGHGDL; this is encoded by the coding sequence GTGCTGACCTTCTCGTTCCTGACCCTCTTCCCGGAACTGCTGGCCCCGTTCGCGTCCGAGGCGATCGTGGGCAAGGCGCGGGACCGCGGGCTGCTGGACGTGCAGCTGGTGAACATGCGGGATTTCGCGGAGAACCGGCACCTAAAGGTGGACGACACGCCGTACGGCGGCGGGGCGGGCATGGTGATCCGCGTGGACGTCGCGCAGCGGGCCCTGGCGAGCCTGCCCCCGGCGGACGAGGTGATTCTCTTCTCCCCGGCCGGTGAGCGCTTCGATCAGGCGATGGCCGAGGAGTTCGCCACGCGCTCGCACCTGGCGTTCCTGTGCGGGCGGTACGAGGGCTTCGACGCGCGGGTGGAGGGGCTGGTCACGCGCGAGGTGAGCATCGGGGATTACGTGATGATGGGCGGCGAGGCGGCCGCGGCGTGCGTGCTGGAGGCCGTGGCCCGGCTGGTGCCGGGCGTGCTGGGCGACGAGGACTCGCACCGCGCCGACAGTTTCAGCAGCGGCCTGCTGGACTACCCCGAATTCACCCGCCCGCCGGAATGGGCGGGCCACGCCGTGCCAGAGGTGCTCAAGGGCGGGAACCACGCCGCCATCGCCGCGTGGCGGCGCGCGCAGGCGCTGGAGCGCACCTTCCGCCGCCGCCCGGACCTGCTGGTCACGGCGCCGCTGACCCCGCAGGACACCGTCGTGCTTCAGGCGCTGGGGGCCACGGAAGCGCAGCTGAGGGCGTGGCAGGCACCCGCGCCCCCGGTGAAGAAGGTCCGGCGGAAGAAGACGCCGCGGCCGGAGTCCGGGCATGGTGATCTGTAG
- a CDS encoding LON peptidase substrate-binding domain-containing protein: MDALPDLPLFPLPDVVLFPGIALPMYVFEPRYRALLARVVASGEPFGIVRIAVPRSASDRPFHERVARVGTLAHVREVRPHGDGTSSIRVVGGERFLIVEFDLTQPYLSARAALSPLPAGPERAPELAGAVLANLMRLNPQQRSDLDGLRDADPLLVASYAATVLPLDPADREALLAAPDLDARLEGLLVRMPAEARQLN, encoded by the coding sequence ATGGACGCCCTGCCCGACCTTCCCCTGTTCCCCCTGCCGGACGTGGTGCTGTTCCCGGGCATCGCCCTGCCGATGTACGTGTTCGAGCCGCGCTACCGCGCCCTGCTGGCGCGGGTGGTGGCGTCCGGCGAACCGTTCGGGATCGTGCGGATCGCGGTGCCGCGCTCGGCGTCCGACCGGCCATTCCACGAGCGGGTGGCGCGCGTGGGCACGCTCGCGCACGTGCGTGAGGTGCGGCCCCACGGGGACGGTACGAGCAGCATCCGCGTGGTGGGCGGCGAGCGCTTCCTCATCGTGGAGTTCGACCTGACCCAGCCCTACCTGTCGGCCCGCGCGGCCCTGTCCCCGCTGCCGGCCGGCCCGGAGCGGGCGCCGGAGCTGGCGGGCGCGGTGCTGGCGAACCTGATGCGCCTGAACCCGCAGCAGCGCAGCGACCTCGACGGCCTGCGGGACGCCGATCCGCTGCTGGTGGCGAGCTACGCCGCGACGGTGCTGCCGCTGGACCCGGCCGACCGGGAGGCGCTGCTGGCCGCGCCGGACCTCGACGCGCGCCTCGAGGGCCTGCTGGTCCGCATGCCGGCGGAGGCGCGGCAGCTGAACTGA
- a CDS encoding lipid II:glycine glycyltransferase FemX, which yields MRLTLDPTTDPHAYDDVVRQLPITSALQGWGYGEARRELGQTPLRYLIRDGSRTVGAVQLIRKRLVPGFTTLYAPRGPALENLDLLPAVADAVRKVARPTDALLKIEPPVPLDANDEHTVIPAAYGPFTRAATEQPEHTIVADLRRSEEQMLKDLSSMARRNVRTAEKLGVVAGRDDDFDAFWEIFTATNERAKLGAFPRKYYETMLREGNAHGGEAYIVLSRYQGRALAGGFFIAMGKGTYYLFGGSVRDDRVGEDGQPLKDAKAPDAFYWNAMLDAKRRGYELFDFWGIPRELDESKHSYGVFKMKLKFSEQRVWYPAYDLTLNPAAPLIVKALRWRKTQNNLRKRGSADDVL from the coding sequence GTGCGCCTCACCCTGGACCCCACCACCGACCCCCACGCCTACGACGACGTGGTCCGGCAGCTGCCGATCACCAGTGCCCTGCAGGGCTGGGGGTACGGCGAGGCCCGCCGGGAACTCGGGCAGACGCCCCTGCGGTACCTGATCCGCGACGGCAGCCGCACGGTGGGCGCCGTGCAGCTGATCCGCAAACGCCTGGTGCCCGGCTTCACCACCCTGTACGCGCCGCGCGGCCCGGCCCTGGAGAACCTGGACCTGCTGCCGGCCGTGGCAGACGCCGTGCGGAAGGTCGCCCGGCCCACCGACGCCCTGCTGAAGATCGAGCCGCCCGTGCCGCTCGACGCGAACGACGAGCACACCGTGATCCCGGCCGCGTACGGGCCGTTCACCCGCGCGGCCACCGAGCAGCCGGAGCACACCATCGTCGCGGACCTGCGCCGCAGCGAGGAGCAGATGCTCAAGGACCTGAGCAGCATGGCCCGCCGCAACGTGCGCACCGCCGAGAAACTGGGCGTGGTCGCCGGCCGTGACGACGACTTCGACGCGTTCTGGGAGATCTTCACCGCCACGAACGAACGCGCCAAACTGGGGGCCTTCCCCCGGAAGTACTACGAGACCATGCTCCGGGAAGGCAACGCGCACGGCGGCGAGGCGTACATCGTGCTGTCACGCTACCAGGGCCGCGCGCTGGCCGGCGGGTTCTTCATCGCCATGGGCAAGGGCACGTACTACCTGTTCGGCGGCAGCGTCCGCGACGACCGCGTCGGCGAGGACGGCCAGCCCCTCAAGGACGCCAAGGCCCCGGACGCCTTCTACTGGAACGCCATGCTGGACGCCAAACGGCGCGGGTACGAGCTGTTCGACTTCTGGGGCATTCCCCGCGAACTCGACGAGAGCAAGCACAGTTACGGCGTGTTCAAGATGAAACTCAAGTTCAGCGAGCAGCGCGTCTGGTATCCCGCGTACGACCTCACCCTGAACCCGGCGGCGCCGCTGATCGTGAAGGCCCTGCGCTGGCGCAAGACGCAGAACAACCTGCGCAAACGCGGCAGCGCCGACGACGTGCTGTAA
- a CDS encoding peptidylprolyl isomerase produces MKRLLLTAALLGGVALAQTEPPTTTPAQPAPTAPAAPATPAPAPTPPAAGAEAVIVAKVGNDSLTLAQYEAALRLAVANVLNEQGMEYSPEYLKEFADAREGFLKQFAQEYALYTLARGSVQPDATQVDAQLTRARSGFETDAEFNEALAATGYLSSAELRADLERQYVVNTYIEKIRARSTFGDAVVAGFYNLNKAQFTAPKSACARHILVRTEAEAKALAEQVKGGADFAALAKDKSQDPGSAGQGGDLGCFEPGDMVATFDKASFSGPVNEAQVVQSEFGWHVLLVGKRSEGGLMPLAEAAPLIRARLAQDAAQKYIDSQIARLKIELFPATVKATAAK; encoded by the coding sequence ATGAAAAGACTGCTCCTGACCGCGGCCCTGCTGGGCGGCGTGGCCCTGGCCCAGACTGAGCCGCCCACCACGACCCCCGCCCAGCCTGCGCCCACCGCGCCTGCCGCGCCCGCGACCCCCGCGCCGGCCCCCACTCCTCCCGCGGCCGGCGCCGAGGCGGTCATCGTGGCGAAGGTCGGGAACGACTCCCTGACCCTGGCGCAGTACGAGGCGGCGCTGCGGCTGGCTGTGGCGAACGTCCTGAACGAGCAGGGCATGGAGTACAGCCCGGAGTACCTCAAGGAGTTCGCGGACGCCCGCGAGGGCTTCCTGAAGCAGTTCGCGCAGGAGTACGCGCTGTACACCCTGGCCCGCGGGTCCGTGCAGCCCGACGCCACGCAGGTGGATGCCCAGCTCACCCGCGCCCGCAGCGGCTTCGAGACGGATGCCGAGTTCAACGAGGCGCTCGCCGCGACCGGGTACCTCAGCAGCGCCGAGCTGCGCGCCGACCTGGAACGCCAGTACGTGGTGAACACCTACATCGAGAAGATCCGCGCCCGCTCCACCTTCGGGGACGCGGTCGTGGCCGGCTTCTACAACCTGAACAAGGCGCAGTTCACCGCGCCGAAATCCGCCTGCGCGCGCCACATCCTGGTCCGCACGGAAGCCGAGGCCAAGGCTCTGGCCGAGCAGGTCAAGGGCGGCGCGGACTTCGCGGCCCTCGCCAAGGACAAGAGCCAGGACCCCGGCAGCGCCGGGCAGGGCGGCGACCTGGGCTGCTTCGAGCCCGGGGACATGGTCGCCACCTTCGACAAGGCCAGCTTCAGCGGCCCGGTGAACGAGGCGCAGGTCGTGCAGTCCGAGTTCGGGTGGCACGTCCTGCTGGTCGGCAAGCGCAGCGAGGGCGGCCTGATGCCGCTCGCGGAGGCTGCGCCCTTGATCCGCGCCCGGCTGGCGCAGGACGCCGCGCAGAAGTACATCGACTCCCAGATCGCTCGCCTGAAGATCGAACTGTTCCCCGCGACCGTGAAGGCCACCGCCGCGAAATAA
- the ilvD gene encoding dihydroxy-acid dehydratase, with the protein MTDTAKPSEQTPTPAQGTDRRLNWNSHQVTQGIERAPNRAMLRAVGFGDGDFEKPVIGVAHAQSNITPCNNGLGELAGHITDALKEGGGMPQVYGTITVSDGISMGTEGMKCSLVSREVIADSIETVSRGQSHDGVIVVGGCDKNMPGAMIGIARLNIPAVFVYGGTIKPGHYGGKDLTIVSVFEAVGAFQAGKITREEFDGIERHACPGNGACGGMYTANTMSSAFEAMGMSLPYSSTMSAVDAEKATSSADSARALLHLVERDIRPKAILTREAFENAITVIMAVGGSTNAVLHLLAIAHALDLDLTLADFERIRERTPVFCDLKPSGQYVATDLHEVGGIPRVMKMLLKAGLLHGDCLTVTGKTVAENLEGVPDEPDAGQDVIRPFDQPIYTQGHLAILRGNLAPQGSVAKISGLKQIKITGPARVFDSEEACMDAIMHDRIRAGDVVVIRYEGPRGGPGMREMLSPTSAIIGKGLGDSVGLITDGRFSGGTFGLVVGHVAPEAFVGGPIALVEEGDTIELNAETLNLTLHVPDEELERRRAAWQPPAPNYTRGVLAKYAKLVQGADVGAYTD; encoded by the coding sequence ATGACGGACACCGCGAAGCCCTCCGAGCAGACCCCCACGCCCGCCCAGGGCACGGACCGCCGCCTGAACTGGAACTCGCATCAGGTGACGCAGGGCATTGAGCGCGCCCCGAACCGCGCGATGCTGCGCGCCGTGGGCTTCGGGGACGGCGACTTCGAGAAACCGGTGATCGGCGTGGCGCACGCGCAGAGCAACATCACGCCCTGCAACAACGGCCTGGGTGAACTTGCGGGGCACATTACGGACGCGCTGAAAGAAGGCGGCGGGATGCCGCAGGTGTACGGCACCATCACGGTGTCCGACGGGATCAGCATGGGCACCGAGGGCATGAAGTGCTCCCTGGTGAGCCGCGAGGTGATCGCCGACAGCATCGAGACGGTCAGCCGCGGGCAGTCGCACGACGGCGTGATCGTGGTGGGCGGCTGCGACAAGAACATGCCGGGCGCCATGATCGGCATCGCGCGCCTGAACATCCCCGCGGTGTTCGTGTACGGCGGGACGATCAAACCCGGGCATTACGGCGGGAAGGACCTGACGATCGTGAGCGTGTTCGAGGCGGTCGGTGCGTTCCAGGCCGGGAAGATCACCCGCGAGGAATTCGACGGCATCGAGCGGCACGCCTGTCCCGGGAACGGGGCGTGCGGCGGCATGTACACCGCGAACACCATGAGCAGCGCCTTCGAGGCGATGGGCATGAGCCTGCCGTACTCCAGCACCATGAGCGCCGTGGACGCCGAGAAGGCCACCTCCAGCGCCGACAGCGCCCGCGCGCTGCTGCACCTCGTTGAGCGCGACATCCGCCCCAAGGCCATCCTGACCCGCGAGGCCTTCGAGAACGCCATCACGGTGATCATGGCCGTGGGCGGCAGCACGAACGCCGTGCTGCACCTGCTCGCCATCGCCCACGCGCTGGACCTCGACCTGACCCTGGCGGACTTCGAACGCATCCGGGAACGCACCCCGGTGTTCTGCGACCTGAAACCCAGTGGGCAGTACGTCGCCACCGACCTGCACGAGGTCGGTGGCATTCCCCGCGTCATGAAGATGCTCCTGAAGGCCGGCCTGCTGCACGGCGACTGCCTGACCGTCACCGGTAAGACCGTCGCGGAGAACCTCGAAGGCGTGCCCGACGAACCGGACGCCGGGCAGGACGTCATCCGCCCGTTCGACCAGCCGATCTACACCCAGGGGCACCTCGCGATCCTGCGCGGGAACCTCGCGCCGCAGGGCAGCGTGGCGAAGATCAGCGGCCTGAAACAGATCAAGATCACCGGCCCCGCCCGCGTGTTCGACAGCGAGGAAGCCTGCATGGACGCCATCATGCACGACCGCATCCGCGCCGGGGACGTCGTCGTCATCCGCTACGAGGGCCCCAGGGGCGGGCCCGGCATGCGCGAGATGCTCTCCCCCACCAGCGCCATCATCGGCAAAGGCCTGGGGGACAGCGTGGGCCTGATCACCGACGGGCGCTTCAGCGGCGGCACCTTCGGCCTCGTCGTGGGCCACGTCGCCCCGGAGGCGTTCGTGGGCGGCCCCATCGCCCTGGTCGAGGAAGGCGACACCATCGAACTGAACGCCGAAACCCTGAACCTCACCCTGCACGTCCCGGACGAGGAACTCGAGCGCCGGCGCGCCGCGTGGCAGCCGCCCGCGCCGAACTACACCCGCGGCGTCCTTGCCAAGTACGCGAAACTCGTCCAGGGCGCGGACGTGGGCGCCTACACCGACTGA